The DNA sequence GGCCCAATGGAAGAGCAATTTCTCGAGAGCATTCCAGTACTATCTAGATCGGTCCACGCCTCACACGCTTTATAGGTGGATAGGAACCCTAGTTGTGGCGATGATCTACATTCTGCGAGTCTACTATGTCCAGGGCTTCTATGTGGTCTCGTATGGGCTCGGAATCTACGTCTTGAACCTCTTGATTGGTTTCTTCTCACCCAAGGTTGACCCGGAGCTTGAACCTTTGGATGGGCCTTCATTGCCGACCAAAGGTGCCGATGAGTTCAAGCCTTTCGTTCGCCGCCTCCCCGAGTTTAAGTTCTGGTACATTTCTTCATGCTTTTACCTCCATTGTGCAGTAGTTGTGTGTATGACATTCATATTTGAATAGATGTGAAGTAGTCTGAAATGTTAAGCAGGGAAATGGAGTTTACTAGGTGAATCATCAATCTGTATGCTAATTTCCCCGTTTCGGACCAATGAGTTGCTACTTTAACTGTTTCGGTACTTGACAGTGAGCTTAGCTCTGTGCTTTTTAAGGATGATTCTGCTGTCAAAGCAGTCTCTTAGCTGTTGGCTTATTGGGATCAGGTTGCAGAAGTTATTGAATGCCTTTTGTTGATGGGGTGTTTATCCCTCTGGAGTAATTAGTTGACAACTTAACATAACCAAGTTATAAATTTCAAGTTCTTGCTGCGACTTAATTCATGGTCCTGGGCAGTATACTGCATTGGTCCTATACCCTAGCTTCATGAACGAACTGGTCATCTCATAAAATCAAAAGCATTAAGGAAATTGAATTGTCGTTTGTTCAGGATATTGGAGTTATTTAAATATATGAATGTGGTATTGATTTTGTACTCACCAGTTCTTTTGGCTTACAGGTATTCCATCACAAAGGCTTTCATTATTGCATTTATCATGACCTTCTTCTCTGTGCTGGATGTGCCTGTTTTCTGGCCAATATTGTTATGCTACTGGATTGTGCTTTTTGTCCTCACAATGAAACGACAGATCCTACACATGATCAAATACAAATATGTCCCATTTGATAT is a window from the Rosa chinensis cultivar Old Blush chromosome 2, RchiOBHm-V2, whole genome shotgun sequence genome containing:
- the LOC112187421 gene encoding protein RER1A, whose product is MEGLGGDGAAVTSPVAQWKSNFSRAFQYYLDRSTPHTLYRWIGTLVVAMIYILRVYYVQGFYVVSYGLGIYVLNLLIGFFSPKVDPELEPLDGPSLPTKGADEFKPFVRRLPEFKFWYSITKAFIIAFIMTFFSVLDVPVFWPILLCYWIVLFVLTMKRQILHMIKYKYVPFDIGKQRYTGKK